CATGGACTCTCTTGGCCGTGGGCTTCGTCAATTGGCCGAGGGAGATCTTCGTTTCCGCATCACCGACCGTTTTGACGATACGCTTGAGGTTCTCAGAGGCGATTTCAACTCATCCATGCAATCACTCGAACAACTGGTCGCTGAACTCGGCGATTCCGCGCGCCAGATGAGCGAAGGCTCCAACGGTGTGTGCAGCGATGCCGAGCGAATTTCCCAGCGCACCGAACAACAGGCCGTCTCACTGGAGGAAACCGCCGCAGCGATCGGACGCATCACCGAAAACGTCCAGACAGCCTCTGAGCGTGCCGGGGAGGCCGGACGCCTGGTCGACGAAGCCACGAAAGATGCGTCTGTCTCCGAAGAGATTGTTTCCAAGGCCGTCAACGCCATGACCGAAATCGAAGGATCTTCGCGTCAAATCGGACAGATCATCACCGTTATCGACGAAATCGCGTTCCAGACCAATCTGCTGGCTCTCAATGCCGGAGTGGAAGCCGCCCGCGCCGGGGAGGCAGGCAGAGGCTTCGCGGTGGTGGCTCAGGAAGTGCGTGAACTGGCGCAGCGCTCGGCAAGCGCCGCCAAGGAAATCAACGCCCTGATCGAAACATCAACAACCCACGTCAGCAGTGGCGTTACCCTGGTCAACCAGACCGGGGAAGCGCTTCGCTCGATCGGCGATCAGGTCAAGCACATCAACGAGTACATCGCCAAGATCGTCGACACCGCACGTGAACAGGCCACCGACATCTCCGAAATCAATTCGGCGGTCGTCAGCATGGACCAGACGACCCAACAAAACACCGCCCTTGTCTCTGACACCACCAAGTCGATTCGTGCCCTTGCCACCAATGCCGACAGATTGGTGGCAAAACTGGCCGTTTTCAGCGTCAATGAAACGACCACAACCCAACCGTCCGGCAATTCGAAACCAACTATCGCCACGCCGAATCCGATGGCACACGCACCCAGAGCGGTACGCCATTCCGGCGGTCCTGGCGCAGCAGCAACCGCTGTTGCCCAGCAATGGGACGAATTCTGAGCCCGCGGGCCGGCCACAGTCGGGCTTCAGGCTGACGAGGCCTTGGACTCACGACGTCAACCATTTATATC
This DNA window, taken from Hoeflea algicola, encodes the following:
- a CDS encoding methyl-accepting chemotaxis protein — protein: MSYMTSLRTRAAIAIVSLLWINVGMMALRYWWGMEADPVIVLGGGAAIAVVATLTWWRDRTGTATQISTALAHAASVALLVYAFSGSPLQIDMHMYFFASLAICASWVDWRPILAFSGLTAVHHLVLFFIIPAAVFPGDTNLSRVILHAVILILEAGALVALGHSLAKAFAQNDEAMHNTQIANEQASQMSQKAEQAQQQNLEDAKRREAERTGDTERLQFAMDSLGRGLRQLAEGDLRFRITDRFDDTLEVLRGDFNSSMQSLEQLVAELGDSARQMSEGSNGVCSDAERISQRTEQQAVSLEETAAAIGRITENVQTASERAGEAGRLVDEATKDASVSEEIVSKAVNAMTEIEGSSRQIGQIITVIDEIAFQTNLLALNAGVEAARAGEAGRGFAVVAQEVRELAQRSASAAKEINALIETSTTHVSSGVTLVNQTGEALRSIGDQVKHINEYIAKIVDTAREQATDISEINSAVVSMDQTTQQNTALVSDTTKSIRALATNADRLVAKLAVFSVNETTTTQPSGNSKPTIATPNPMAHAPRAVRHSGGPGAAATAVAQQWDEF